CCGTTTGGCCCTGGGGCCACTGACAGTGGCCCCCTGGAaacttttttttaagaaaagaaaaaagagggatatataagaaaataataataataaaacttaattaattatctttattaATCTGTTTAGTTAAATAATTAAAACTAATAAATTAGCTAGTAAAAACTAACTATTGTTTAGTTAACCTGAGActatgacgaacgggacccacacgtagtCAACAGACGGTTGactgatgacatcatgctgacctCACGCTGACGTCATAATTACTTTTTCTAActaaattaattctgttaattcaaAAAATGAGGTAAATCtttataaattaatataaaagaaaccgtagctcggatgaaaatacttcatacatgaaagttgctcagaacgacgagacgaatccgaatacgcatcCCATTCGTcagccacgcgtccctagcatagcgaatctgcaacatttcacctttggtttatctgtccgaaaacgcgaaacaccggggatactttcccggatgtttcccccttcgccggtaccacctactgccgcgttagggcacacctagcaccgctcattgtcatgtcacgcatcgtcatgcttatgtttgcattgtatttattgtttcttccccctcttctctccggtagactacgagaccgacgctgctgctgcccagttcgactagggagttgacgacccctccttcttgccagagcaaccaggcaagccccccccttgatcaccagatatcgcctactctactctctactgcttgcattagagtagtataGCATGTTCTGCTTTCCGTTAaacctatcctgatgcatagcctgtccttgctactactgttgttaccttacctgcattcctacatgcttagtataggatgctagtgttccatcagtggccctacattcttgtccgtctgccatgctatactatcgggccgtgatcactagggaggtgatcacgggtatatactatatactttatatacatgacacatgtggtgactaaagtcgggtcagctcgttgagtacccgcaagtgattctgatgggggggctaaaaggacaggtggctccatcccggtagaggtgggtctgggttcctgacggcccccgactgttactttgtggcagggcgacagggtaggttgagaccacctaggagagaggtgggcctggccctggtcggcgttcgcggatacttaacacgcttaacgagatcttggtatttgatctgagtctggccatttggtctatacgcactaaccaactaagccggaacagttatgggcactcggcgtcgtggtatcagccgaagctccttttgacgtcagcgactgagtggcgcgcgccgcattggaccgtaagctcgcgcttgtattaagggggctaggtctgcttccggccgcgtacgcaacgtgcaggtgtgcaacgggcgatgggcccagacccctgcgcgcataggatttagaccggcgtgctgatctctctgttgagcctaggtggggctgcgacgtgttgatcttccaaggccgggcatgacccaggaaagtgtgtccggccaaatgggatcgagcgtgttgggttatgtggtgcacccctgcagggaagtttatctattcgaatagccgtgtccctcggtaaaaggatgacccggagttgtaccttgaccttatgacaactagaactggatacttaataaaacacacccttccaagtgccagatacaacccggtgatcgctctctaacagggcgacgaggaggggatcgccgggtaggattatgctatacgatgctacttggtgaacttaccatctactctctcctacatgctgcaagatggaggtggccagaagcgtagtcttcaacaGGATTAGCTACCCCCACTTATTCTGGCAttttgcagttcagtccaccgatatggccctttacacatatacccatgcatatgtagtgtagctccttgcttgcgagtactttggatgagtactcatggttgcttttctccctcttttccccctttcctttctacctggttgtcgcaaccagatgctggagcccaggagccagacgccactgttgacgacgactcctactacaccagaggtgcctactactacgtgcagcccgctgacgacgaccaggggtagttaggaggatcccaggcaggaggcctgcgcctctttcgatctgtatcccagtttgtgctagccttcttaaggcaaacttgtttaacttatgtctgtactcagatattgttgcttccgctgactcgtctatgatcgagcacttgcattcgagccctcgaggcccctggcttgtattatgatgcttgtatgacttatttatgttgtagagttgtgttgtgatatcttcccgtgagtctctgatcttgatcgtacacatttgtgtgcataattagtgtacgattgaatcgggggcgtcacatggaTAAATATTGTAACCTCATATTTTAGAAAAAACGTAAACTATTTTGTTTTTATGTAAACCCCAACGACTTTATATATTATGATTCTGTTATTAGGTGGATatagaataatatatatatatatatatatatatatatatatatataagtagAAATCAGGATATTCAAGGAAATTAGCATTTTAATATTTTGTTAGGTGGCTAAAAAGTAGGTTATGTTGTATACATGAAATTGAAAACAAAAAGATAAGAAAATCACATTGGCTAATATTCCATCAACTCTATTATTAAAACattaaaagaaaaaaagaaaatttAATAATAAAATAACAATTGTTTATTTAATGAAACAAGAGATATTCACGTTGCAGTTGTAAACTTACTGGTCAAATAAAGTTGTAGAGCCTCGAACAGATTAAAATTTACTCTCTCTATTTCAAAATATTTAATGTACGCCATTTGTCCTCAATCTTACAACACATTATTTCAGTAAATTTATCATAAAATATTTTTCAGACTATATATGTTGGATCTGTTATATATTAACAAGTTTTCcaataaatttggtcaaactttaaaAAAACAAGTTACAAAAAAATCAAACTTCAAATATTTTGGGATGAAGGAGTAAGAGATATCATTGCTTAAGGAGTGAAGGTTTCCCGCGTGTAATTGCGGGCATGCACCAGTGATGATACCGCGAACATTGAAGCTGGCAGCGGGCAGCGTCGCACGCATGTGATTCCATCCAGTCAAAATAGGCTTTCACCACACTTTATAGATAAAGCACAAACCAAAGTACATAGCCAAATGACACAAAATTGTTAGGAAACTCTCTTACAAAGCATATCCGACTATAATGAGTCAACATAAACTCACGCGACTACATTGCCAACAGATTACCAGATAGGCATGTACACGCCCTACAACACCTAACCTCCACGACAGTGCCTGCCCATAAATAACTTACTAAAAAGGATGAGAAATGATGAAACATGACGTTCCATATTGTGTATTTGACTATGATTTTTCCTATATTTTTATATGACTAGCTCAACATCCCATTGGTATGAAAAACACATAGGATATCTAGCCATGCAAATGCGCGGGTCACCCTGCTAGTTTTAACAAAAACAACTGGCATGtcaacaataggtctatgtttatctttcatatcgggtttagcaatcctagcagcttcatcacagaaataaatagcatgcccatcaatattatcaaccaagagatctttaaccatagcaatactaggttcaactttaatttgttcaaagggtttgggtgttctaatataactttagttgaccacagttgaagctttagcatgatcctttattctaataggaaaaggtggtttctcaatataagcagtaggaacaataggatcaacattataagtaataatttcttcttcaactttaataggttctactactttaacttcaatgggaggatgatatttaaaccacttctctttagggagatcaacatgagtagcaaaagattcacagaaagaagctactatctcagagtcaagtccatatttagtgctaaaatcatgaaaagtatcggtatccataaaagatttaacacagtcaaacttaaggtttatacctgactcttttccttcgttgagttcccaatcctcagagttgcgtttaattctttccaataaatcccatttgaattcaatatccttcttcatataggagccaatacaagaagtatcgagcatggatcaatcattatgagaaagccgagcataagatttttgaataataatttctcttgagagctcatgattggggcatgaatataacattgacttaagcctcccccaagcttgagagatactttctccttcactaggccaaaaattacatatataattcctatcacgatgaaccagatgcataggataaaacttctgatgaaatttcAATTTCATCGGTTGTAGTTCCGtgatccaatatcatccaatagcctataccatgtcaatgcctttcccttcaaagataaagggaagaccttcttgacaacatcctcgggcatacctgcaagcttaaataattcacaaacttcatccatatagattaggtgcatatcgggatgtaatgttccatctcctgcataaggattagctagcagtttctctatcatatccgaaggaatttcataataaatattttcagtaggtgcagtaggttgaggagcaactctttgctcttctggtcgaggtgaagataccccgaacaaacccctcaaaggattattttccatagtaacaagtgacagtaaatttcagcacattatataaatgtttccttaccaaaatccacttaccaaaggcacttcactccccggcaacggcgccagaaaatagtcttgaggacccacaagtataggggatctatctagtcctttcggtaagtaagagtgtcgaacccaacgaggaacagaaggaaatgacaagtggttttcagcaaggtattctctacaagcactgaaattatcggtaacagatagttttgtgataagataattcgtaacgggtaacaagtaaataaagtaactaaggtgcagcaaggtggcccaatcctttttgtagcaaaggacaagcctggaggaactcttatataaagcaaagcgctcccgaggacacgtgggaattgttgtcaagttagttttcatcatgctcatatgattcgcgttcgttactttgataatttgatatgtgggtggaccggtgcttgggtactatccttccttggacaagcctcctacttatgattaacccctctcgcaagaattcacaactatgaaagaagaattaaggtaaacctaaccatagcatgaaacatatggatccaaatcagccccttacgaagcaacgcataaactagggtttaagcttctgtcactctagcaacccatcatctacttattacttcccaatgccttcccctaggctcAAATAATGGtcaagtgtcatgtagtcaacgttcacataacaccactagaggagagacaacatacatctcatcaaaatatcgaacgaataccaaattcacatgattacttataacaagacttctcccatgtcctcaggaacaaatgtaactattCACAAAACATatttatgatcaagatcagaggagtattaattatcattaaggatctgaaaatataatcttccactGGATAagccaactagcatcaactacaaggagtaatcaacactactagcaacccacaggtaccaatctgaggttttgtgaccaagattgaatacaagagatgaactagggtttgagaggagattgtgctagtgaagatgctgatgaagattgaccccctctcgatgagaggatcgatggtgataacgatggcgatgatttccccctcccggagggatgttttcccggcagaacagctccgccggagcactagattggttctgcccaggttccgcctcgagacggcgacgctcgtcccgaaagctttcttatgacttttttccaggtcaaaacacaccatatagccaaagatgggcactggaggcctgccagggggcgcgccctccacccttgtggctggctggtggcccccctctggtactttcttcgcccaatatttttttatattCTAAAAACAtgctccatgaagtttcaggacttttggagttgtgcagaataggtctctaatatttgctccttttccagtcgagaattccagctgccggcattctccctcttcatgtaaaccttataaaataagagagaataggcataagtattgtgatataatgtgtaataacagcccataatgcaataaatatcaatacaaaagcatgatgcaaaatggacgtatcagataGTCGAATATTCCAACTTAGAGTCCATTGCGGTGTTCCGAAACAATATCAGCGACGAGTGGCTGGCTAGAGAACTAGGGCACGTCAAACCTAGGACAATGGCAGATCTCACCAAACATATGACTAAATTATATGTCGGCAAAGACAACTGGTTTGCTTGGAAGTGAGGCCGGCACGACAACCTGGTACGTCCGAGGTGCGCGGCGGAATTGGAAAACCTCGGCGCAATAGAAAAAATCAACACCGCAACAGAAGCGACAACAATGTCGAGGATGGTGAATTTAACGCTAGTTTAAGCAATCAGTGCCAAGGTGGCGGCAACAAGAAGAAGCCCTTCCAAGGAGGAAAAGGCGGAAGCTAATAGCTGGACAAAATCTTGGACAAGTCTTGTGCCATCCACAGGAAACCGGAGAAGCGGCCACTCACACCTACCGAAACTGTTGGGTGATCAAGCAGGACGGAAAAGTAGCGGATGAGAATGAGGGCAGGAACCAACCCCACAACAATGATAACGGGGACCAACCCGGGCCGAGAAATGCCGTCTAGAAGCAATTCCCTCCCGAGGTGAAGGACGTGAAAAATGACATATGCTACCCACGTCAGCATGAAGGAGAGGAAGCATGCACTCCGCATAGTAGATGTTGTGGAGCCCGCAATACCCAGGTACAACATATGGTCGGAAATGTCAATCACCTTCGATCGACTAGACTACTCGATGAGCGTCTGCCATGGAAAAATAGCACCCCTGGTCCTCGACCCTGTCGTTGACGGCTTTCACCTAACCCAAGTCCTTATGGAGGAAGGCGGCATCCTCAACCTAGACACTGTCAAGAAGATACGTATCAATCCAACATGAATTCGCTCGAGTAGTACCAAATTAAAGGGTATAATACCAGGCGTATAGGTACAATGCTCGGGCTGGGTAAACCCGGATGAAGTATTCGGAACACCCGATAACTACCACATTAAGGACATATGTTTCGACATTGTTCCTTCCCAAAGTGGTTATCATGCACTCCTCAAAAGAAGTTCTTTCGCTCATTTCCATGTCGTCCCGCACTACACTTACCTATAAAGCTAAAGATGTCAGGTCCTAAGGGCGCCATAATATTAAACGACAACATGGAGCGCTCTCTCCAAACGGAGGAACATATCGCGGCTTTCGCAGCCGAGGAGGCCTCAAGGAGCAAGGTCAAAGTAAGCGACCCTCCCACAAAGCGCCACAAGTTCGACCAGGGCGCATCTGACAATGACTTTGGTGTATGGCAAACACCCCCAGCGGACCAGATGGACCACACTTCGGAGCTGACTGATCAAAACCGTAAATAGGGATACTTGCTCCGCTACCCCCAGTCCATTCCTGATAATAACGTTCCTCGGCACCATAATTTTGCAATGAAAATTCCCTAGGGGCTAGTGGAGCACATACAATGTAGGCAATCTGCTAAGGTCTGATAAAATCTCACCTATAATATCATCAGAATCTAAGCATCAAGCTCTGGATTATTTGGCGATACTCGAACCTAGACGAGGTATAAAACCTACGCCTAGCGTCAAATGGGTACAAATCAACATACCCAATGCACCACGAGCACGTGCAAGAAAAATGTGCTCACAGTAGTGCCACAGGCAAGGACTGCTAGATATCGTAGTCACTACCCCCTCGTATATTCTGTTGCTCGTCGAGAGCAACGGTGTGATGATCCGGTTAGGCTTGGCCGGGGGCTAGCCTTGGTGCTGGCCTCAAGCGGTCGCATACGTATCCGAGCAACACCCTTTGGGTTGCAAAATGTAGCGGATCATTATCGAAGACTATAAAAGTCATTACGTGCCGTACTCTGCGGTTCAGACGAGGATCGGGATGCATCTGCATGCTTGAAGGTACATGTGTCACCACCCTTGGATGGACAAGCGATGGAAGGCGGAGAACACGGGATGACATGATGACACTGGACATGAAGCCGGAAGCTCGGCCTCGAAACGCTATCTCCGCGATGATGCTTTGTACATCTTTCATTATTTCTCCGCTTTTTTTATAATGTTTAGCTCAATTATTATGTTCTACCTTAGTTTGAATTGAATGAAAAGATGTCCCAAATCTGGGCCTCATATATGCTTTCTACGATGGCGCAGCTATTTATAATCTTCGGATCGAACGCCTTGTCGGATTCCACAAAGTGGAACCACATGCTTTGTCTAGGTGCGGCATACAATCCAAACATAACGAACGTTAAAGCGCTCCGAGGAGACGAGACGACTTCCTCGAACATAAAACCAATATATTCATCAATTTTGACTTGTGTCTTGGGTCAAAAGTTGGATTGTCTGACCCCTATGTTTACCCCCTACGTTTTCGCATGTTCGGCTAAGGGTGTACCGGGAGCAGCTTTACGATTGTTACCTCTGGTTAAACCGGCAAAGTATCTCAGGTGGGAGAAGTGGAAAGTTGACTATCAAAAAATGCGCAAACTCGATCAGTGGGTTAGAAGTATAAAACCTAAAACCATAAAGGTTGTCTGTGTGAAACAAAGGAATTTTTGATAAAAGGCTTGCTTTCATAGCGGTGCTCGAAATGTCTGAGGTCACAATAGAGAAGTAGCTCGGTTATCGCAGTCGCGATTAACCGATCGGGATTGGAAGGACCTCGGCCTAGAAGGACCTTTCCTGGGGCTATTTACTCGCTCACACATGCTCTTTTACAAGCGTAAGTTTAGGACCTATAGTTGGGTTGCCTGATTTTTTTTATACATCCGCCTCCTGGCACCGAGACATCGGATAAATGCTATATATCGCAAAGCACTCTAGGAAATCCCCCTAGAGATGGAAGCTGAAGACTACGCGGTTAAACATCAAGACCGAGTCAAAAATAAGAATTTTGAGGAAAAGCAAACTCGATTTGCCTAGTAAAAACAATATAAACAAAGTAGCTTGTCAAACTTAAATGTTTATACATACTTCTTCTCAACTTGCCAAGTGTTCACTGCTAATGGATTTAATCTATAATTTTCTTCTGGCAGCAGTCTTGCATCGCCCAAGCCTGACGAGCGCCTTCCTCAGCTTTCGATGCCTTCTGTATCTCTATCCATGCTGGCATCTCGCAGGTGATCGACTGGTCCCGCAGAGCCAGCCTGGGGGCTGTTAAAGCAAAAATCTCCATGACGGCATCTCGCAGGCGGCCGATGGGTCCCATAGAGCTGGACTGGGGGCTATTAAAGCAAAAAACTCCCCATGCCGACATCTTGCAGGCGACCGACGGGTCCCCCAGAACTAGCCTGGGGCTGTTAAAGCAAAAATTTCCATGCCGACATCTCACAGGAGACTGATGGGTCCCGCATAACTGGCTTGGGGGTTGTTCAAGCCCACACCGCTGACGGTTAAATTATCTCCACGCCGGCATCTCCCAAGTCGACCGAAGGCTCCCGCAGAACCGTCCTGGGTTGTTTTGAGTTATAATTTTGCTCAAGAAAGATCTTGTCCAACCCGCTGTTTGACATCTTGTTTGTCGAGCTGCACCTCAGTGACGGCAAAACACACACGTCGGTATTTGGCTGAGCAAGTTCTCGAGGAGAATCGGTCCTATGGTCAGCCATGTTGCCCAAACCATGTCTTGGGGGCTACTGCATCGACGATTTAATGCAGAGAATTTAAAGTGCACCACGGTTTTGAGGATATTGCAATCCTTAGGTCGGTCGGTCGCATCCGATCTGAGTCTCGGGGCACCTGTACACCATGATTTTCCCCCCTAAAGTATGTTGTCAACCAAGGATTCGATCCTCAGGTCGATTTGCggaatcgacctgagtctcaggggctactgggatcaGCGGTATTCTTTCATCCTTCAGGTGCATAGTAGACTTTAGGCGGACATACACCTTGAGAGGTACTAGCTATATATCTCgacagagaataaattgcactaACCGGAAGTATTGCGCGAAAggtgtgcatgcatgcatccaGGTTTGCATGAGAAGGGGAGTCTTTTTTTAATATTGACAGAAGAGCTGCCAAATTCATTCATTAGAAAAAAGCATTACAAGAACACCCCCAAAGAAAGAACACACCATACAAAAGCGAGTGccaaaaaacaagaaagaaaacaGGGTTGCCCGATTTATTGAGGAAACCGAGAAAAAACCAAAACAATGCCTAGCTAGACTAGGTCTAAAGCACCGCAAAGGATAAGAAGGGAAGTCTTAAATATCTTATCAAACCATTTGTACCACCTGAGAAAAGTATAAAGGTGAAGTGATTCTGCTAGATAAATCAATCAAATGAAACGTGTGCACATTTTCTTACCCAGTTGTAGAACAGTACGGTTAGAAGCGTAGAACCCCGTTTGTCGTGGAACTAATTAGCTTTTATCACTAGTTTGAGGTATATATATGCATCTAATATACTTTCTCtgtctcaaaataagtgtctcaactttagtaTACTAGTAAGGTCACAGTCAAAAGAATATATACTAGCAAGGTAAACTTGCAATCCAAACAAGATCAATCTCATCGCCCTCGTCCGGCACTGCATCGATCGATCGGGCTAACTGTCGCTGTACTCAAACTTGCAATGCAACCCTGGAGGGAATAAGATCATTACATGGCCCCTGCAAAAAATATGCTCTGCTTCACTTCTACTCTTCCCAAAATTTTAAATTCCCTCCCTCCAGTCTCAACCTTTTAAATTCTCCACGAGCGCGCCATGCGCAAGCACACTGCATGCCCCTCCACTCTCGATCGACCATGGCCGAGCACTTCGCGCAacttctcctcctcttcctcctgcTAGCCATCACTTCCCTTCCGATCTCCATGGCTTCGCTTCACAAGCTCCGTCTCTCAGCCTCCGAAGTTGCCGCGATCGAGGAGCgcgcgccgcctccgccggaCCAGCCCACCACCTTCTTCGAGGTGGACCGGCCGCACCGGCCACCGCCGGGCAGCTTCGGCCCATGCTCCACCGTGCTTCTCTCACACTCCTTCGCTTACACCTACACCAAGCCCCCGGTCACGGCCGCCTACTCCCCGCCGCCGTGCCTCGCCGCCGCGGGTGGACACGCCTCGTTGATCTCCCTTGCCGTTCTTGAGTGGCGAGCCGCCTGCCGGGGCGTCCAGTACGATCgcatcttcggagtctggctcgGCGGCGCCGAGCTCCTCCGCGGCTGCACTGCCGAGCCACGGAGAAACGGCATCGCGTGGTCCGTGTCCAAGGATGTCACCAAGTACGCGTCCCTCCTCGCCGCCCGTAACCCCTCCACCCTCGCCGTCTACCTCGGCAACGTCGTCGACGAGCAGTACACCGGCGTGTACCACGCCAACCTCACGCTACACCTCTACTTCCGCCACCCGTCGCAGCCTCCGCAGCCCGGACTGGGCCCCGCCGACGTCATCGTCCCCGTCTCGCGGAGCCTCCCGCTGAACGACGGCCTGTGGTTCCAGATTCAGAACGACGAGGACGTCGGTTCAGCGAGCCTCGCCGTGCCGACCAGCGCCTACCGTGCCGTCCTCGAGGTGTACCTCTCGTACCACGCCCACGATGAGTTCTGGTACACCAACACGATCGGCAGCAACGGCCCGTTCCGCGAGGTCACCGTCAGCATCGACGGGGATCTCGTCGGCGCCGTCTGGCCGTTCCCGGTCATCTACACCGGCGGCATCAACCCCCTCCTCTGGCGCCCGATCACGGGGATCGGCTCGTTCAATCTCCCGTCCTACGATATCGAGATCACGCCTTTCTTGGGAAAATTGCTGGACGGCAAGGCGCACGAGTTTGACCTGTCAGTGACCAACGCCAAGGACGCGTGGTTCATCGACGCCAACCTCCACCTCTGGCTGGACCCCAGGGGAGCGCCGACGACGGCGAGCACCACCAGCTACGACGCGCCACCGCTGGACACTACCACAGCGTTCCGGCCCGACGGCCCCGGCACCGAGTTCTACTACACGACGGCGTTCCGGCGCATCTCCGCCACGGGGTGGGTGCAAACGCCGTCCTACGGCAAGATCACGGCGGCGTGGACGCAGAGGCTCAGCTACGACAACACGAACGAGGTCCAGGGCGACAGCCAGCAGGTGGTGAACCAGACGACCGAAGCGTACTCCGGCGTGCACGTCACTGACCGCGGCGGCATCGCGTACTCGCAAGAGGCGCAACAGAGCTTCCGGCTCGACGTGTTCGTGGGCGTGGTGAACGAGGCGTTCAACGGCTCGTACACGGTGGCGAGAGACGTCCGGCTGGGGTTCGCCGAGGAGAGGGTCGCCGCCGGCCGCGCGGGGTTCTTCTGGTCTCGGTCGCTGAGCAACGCGCAGGAGTGCGCCGTGAACGTGGACGTGGACGACGAAGGGGACGTGGTCGGGGTGTCGTCGGG
The Aegilops tauschii subsp. strangulata cultivar AL8/78 chromosome 3, Aet v6.0, whole genome shotgun sequence genome window above contains:
- the LOC109771332 gene encoding peptide-N4-(N-acetyl-beta-glucosaminyl)asparagine amidase A-like; this translates as MAEHFAQLLLLFLLLAITSLPISMASLHKLRLSASEVAAIEERAPPPPDQPTTFFEVDRPHRPPPGSFGPCSTVLLSHSFAYTYTKPPVTAAYSPPPCLAAAGGHASLISLAVLEWRAACRGVQYDRIFGVWLGGAELLRGCTAEPRRNGIAWSVSKDVTKYASLLAARNPSTLAVYLGNVVDEQYTGVYHANLTLHLYFRHPSQPPQPGLGPADVIVPVSRSLPLNDGLWFQIQNDEDVGSASLAVPTSAYRAVLEVYLSYHAHDEFWYTNTIGSNGPFREVTVSIDGDLVGAVWPFPVIYTGGINPLLWRPITGIGSFNLPSYDIEITPFLGKLLDGKAHEFDLSVTNAKDAWFIDANLHLWLDPRGAPTTASTTSYDAPPLDTTTAFRPDGPGTEFYYTTAFRRISATGWVQTPSYGKITAAWTQRLSYDNTNEVQGDSQQVVNQTTEAYSGVHVTDRGGIAYSQEAQQSFRLDVFVGVVNEAFNGSYTVARDVRLGFAEERVAAGRAGFFWSRSLSNAQECAVNVDVDDEGDVVGVSSGTRQNYRYEATDGCYSRDVTSSGYSIVSDHSDEVCVKGSFPSGVGAVALPALARRTSS